The genome window ACATGTCTATGGACCGATTCGCAACAGGGGGCATGTGGGTTTGGGCTGCAGCGGCCGGCTCGCGTGATGATGGAGACGGGTTGGCGTTTTCTTGCAAGCCCGTCTCCGGGCCAGCCGGCATCCGGTTAGGATTTGATCTTGAATGGATTTATTGTAAGGACAGGGCAGGCTGCATGTTTGACCACGCCCTCGGCTACACTCCCAAATACAGCCTTTTCGAGGCCCTTTCTCCCATGGGTCCCCATGATAATCAGGTCCACCCCTTTTTCGACCGCAAATTTATTGATCTCTTCGATTATATCACCCATCAGTATCATGTAATCGATGTCTTTGTAATCTTGTAAGTTTTCGGTCATGAAGTGCTCCATAGCCGCCCGCGACCCCTCCATGACCTCCTTTTCAAAGGAACTCCACCATGCAGATCCGAGCTCGAAGCCGCTGAATTCATC of Dissulfurimicrobium hydrothermale contains these proteins:
- a CDS encoding universal stress protein codes for the protein MVEVKKILFPVDFTENSKKVLPYVKHFARAFAAHITLIHVVRGPDEFSGFELGSAWWSSFEKEVMEGSRAAMEHFMTENLQDYKDIDYMILMGDIIEEINKFAVEKGVDLIIMGTHGRKGLEKAVFGSVAEGVVKHAACPVLTINPFKIKS